One Aphis gossypii isolate Hap1 unplaced genomic scaffold, ASM2018417v2 Contig00856, whole genome shotgun sequence genomic window carries:
- the LOC126555451 gene encoding uncharacterized protein LOC126555451 produces MWANIKNICLELGQVLNINIIHLDFEIAAHTAVQNTFSGVTVKGCRFHFGQALWRKIQSNNNLRQSYNAKQNETGEWLKMFFGLPFLPVHEVTDAFTDLMSICPQDACSAFGDYILNTYIEGQFPMEIWTHPINANITTRTTNGAERFHQGFNSEFYSPNPSVFMVIDVLRNIHIDTVTRMNQYHKGIQNIIRPIEKQKQEHLFQFWEEFLRDGDRIKFLKNVGSRFQPIKL; encoded by the exons atgtgggccaatattaaaaatatatgtttggaGTTAGgacaagttttaaatataaatattatccatcTCGATTTTGAGATAGCTGCTCATACGGCTGTACAAAACACATTTTCTGGAGTAACAGTTAAAGGCTGTAGATTCCACTTCGGTCAAGCTTTATGGCGGAAAATCCAATCAAACAATAACCTTCGACAATCATATAATGCTAAGCAAAATGAAACTGGTGAGTggctaaaaatgttttttggaTTACCATTTTTACCAGTACATGAAGTCACTGATGCATTCACTGATTTAATGTCCATATGTCCACAAGATGCATGTTCTGCATTTGGAGACTACATTCTTAACACCTACATTGAAGGACAATTCCCAATGGAAATTTGGACCCATCCAATCAATGCAAATATAACTACAAGGACTACGAATGGAGCTGAAAGATTTCACCAAGGGTTTAATTCTGAATTTTATTCTCCGAATCCATCTGTATTTATGGTTATTGacgttttaagaaatattcatATCGATACAGTTACACGTATGAACCAGTACCATAAaggaattcaaaatataatccgtccaattgaaaaacaaaaacaa gagcatttatttcaattttgggAAGAATTTTTACGTGACGGAGATcgtataaagtttttaaaaaacgtcGGCAGTCGGTTTCAgccaataaaactttaa